The following are from one region of the Geotrypetes seraphini chromosome 12, aGeoSer1.1, whole genome shotgun sequence genome:
- the LOC117346597 gene encoding U4/U6 small nuclear ribonucleoprotein Prp3-like translates to MSYSKRDLDDLKPWVEKTVKRVLGFSEPTVVTAALNCVGKGMEKKKAADHLKPFLDDSTLRFVDKLFEAVEEGRSSKHSRSGSDRSRKRELKEVFGDESDLSKDASRGKKRRLPRFEEVEEEPEVIPGPPTESPGMLTKLQIKQMMETATRQIEERKKQLSFIRPTASQRISSLQPERTSIGNTIQPSQAATFINDAIEKARKAADLQSRIQAQLALKPGLIGTTNMVGLANLHAMGIAPPKVELKDQTKPTPLILDDQGRTVDATGKEIELTHRMPTLKANIRAVKREQFKQQLKEKPSEDLESNTFFDSRVSIAPAQRQKRMFKFHERGKFEKIAQRLRTKAQLEKLQAEISQAAKKTGIHTSTKLALITPKKELLEGGIPEIEWWDSYIIPNGLELKEEVLSKREEFFGITNLVEHPAQLNPPVDSDSPVTLGVYLTKKEQKKLRRQTRREAQKEVQEKVRLGLMPPPEPKVRISNLMRVLGTEAVQDPTKVEAHVRAQMAKRQKAHEEANAARKLTTEQRKEKKMKKLKEDISQGVHVAVYRVRNLSNPAKKFKIEANAGQLYLTGVVILHKDVNVIVVEGGPKSQKKFKRVMLHRIKWDEQTTSSKGKDDNGSDEESIVKGNKCVLVWEGTTKERSFGDMKFKQCPTENMAREHFKKHGVEHYWDLALSMSVLETTE, encoded by the coding sequence ATGTCCTATTCCAAGCGGGACCTGGATGACTTGAAACCATGGGTGGAGAAGACAGTGAAGCGGGTTCTGGGTTTCTCAGAGCCCACTGTGGTGACTGCAGCACTGAATTGTGTTGGGAAAGGGATGGAGAAAAAGAAAGCTGCTGACCACCTGAAACCCTTTCTTGATGACTCTACTTTGCGATTTGTGGACAAGTTGTTTGAGGCGGTGGAGGAGGGGCGAAGTTCCAAACACTCTAGATCGGGCAGTGACAGGAGCCGGAAGCGGGAGCTAAAGGAAGTGTTCGGGGATGAATCTGATCTCTCGAAGGATGCTTCCAGGGGTAAAAAACGTCGCCTTCCACGCTTCGAAGAGGTGGAGGAGGAGCCAGAAGTTATCCCTGGCCCACCCACTGAGAGTCCAGGCATGCTGACCAAACTGCAGATCAAGCAAATGATGGAGACAGCAACACGTCAAATtgaggagaggaagaagcaactgAGTTTCATTCGTCCCACAGCATCACAGAGAATTTCCTCCTTGCAGCCTGAGCGTACATCCATAGGAAACACCATTCAGCCTTCGCAAGCGGCCACCTTCATCAACGATGCCATAGAAAAGGCGAGGAAAGCTGCAGACCTGCAGTCTCGAATCCAGGCTCAGCTGGCTCTGAAACCAGGCCTCATTGGCACCACCAACATGGTGGGCTTGGCTAACCTGCATGCCATGGGAATTGCCCCTCCGAAGGTGGAACTGAAAGATCAAACCAAACCCACACCCCTGATTCTGGACGACCAAGGCCGGACAGTGGATGCCACAGGGAAAGAAATTGAATTAACTCACCGCATGCCAACCCTGAAGGCCAACATCCGGGCGGTGAAGAGGGAGCAGTTTAAGCAGCAGCTAAAAGAGAAACCCTCGGAGGATTTGGAATCCAACACTTTCTTTGACTCGCGCGTTTCCATTGCTCCTGCGCAACGTCAGAAACGAATGTTCAAATTCCACGAAAGGGGCAAGTTTGAGAAAATTGCACAGAGGCTGCGAACAAAGGCTCAGCTTGAAAAACTGCAGGCCGAGATCTCCCAAGCTGCCAAGAAGACTGGGATCCATACCTCTACCAAGCTTGCTCTCATCACCCCCAAGAAGGAGTTGCTGGAGGGAGGTATCCCTGAGATAGAGTGGTGGGATTCCTATATTATCCCCAATGGGCTTGAACTAAAAGAAGAAGTGTTATCAAAACGAGAAGAGTTCTTTGGCATCACAAACCTTGTGGAGCACCCAGCACAGCTAAATCCACCAGTCGACAGCGATTCACCAGTGACTCTTGGAGTGTATCTAACAAAAAAAGAGCAAAAAAAGTTACGGCGCCAGACGCGGAGAGAAgctcagaaggaagtgcaagagAAAGTTAGACTAGGTCTTATGCCTCCTCCAGAACCAAAAGTGCGAATATCGAACTTAATGCGAGTTTTGGGGACTGAAGCTGTTCAGGATCCCACAAAAGTGGAAGCTCATGTGAGAGCTCAGATGGCAAAGCGACAAAAAGCTCATGAGGAGGCAAATGCAGCCCGaaaactgacaacagaacagaggaaagagaaaaaaatgaaaaaactaaAAGAAGACATTTCACAGGGTGTTCATGTGGCAGTGTACAGAGTTCGGAATTTGAGTAATCCAgccaaaaaatttaaaattgaagcGAACGCCGGACAGCTGTATCTTACAGGAGTTGTCATCCTGCATAAAGATGTGAATGTGATCGTTGTGGAAGGAGGGCCAAAATCACAAAAGAAATTCAAACGTGTTATGCTACACCGAATAAAATGGGATGAACAAACGACCAGCTCTAAAGGAAAAGATGACAACGGATCTGATGAAGAATCGATCGTAAAGGGAAACAAGTGTGTCTTGGTCTGGGAGGGAACAACAAAAGAACGCAGCTTTGGTGACATGAAATTTAAACAGTGCCCAACTGAAAACATGGCACgggaacattttaaaaaacacgGAGTGGAGCATTATTGGGACTTGGCTTTAAGCATGTCTGTGTTGGAAACCACAGAATGA